The sequence CTTGCAAACGAAACTGTCGCATCCGTCGGGGAGGCCGCCTAGATGATTGTCAGTGTAGTCTCTGCCGGGATTGCACTGTCGCCCTTAATAGATTGAGATGCGTTCATGATGTTCAGCAGCCTGTTCCGCACGATTTTTCCACGCCGCGCGGCAAAGCGCGTCGTCGGTTCGCAGGCGGAGATCCATATCGACGGCGTGCCGCACCACGTCCGGGACTGGAGCGAGACAGGCCTGGGAATCGAGGGTTATGAGGGCTCGCCCGCGGTCGGCGAACGCGTCATGCTCCGCTTTGTTTTGCCGCTGACCAGCGAAGATGTCTTCGAATTCGAGACCTGGGCCGAGGTCATTCATAATGATCAGGCCGGCATCGGGATGCGCTACCTGTCGATCAGCGACGACCTCGTCAGGCGGCTGCGCGCCGTCCTGCGGGTCATGGGCACGACCGATGTGACGATCCCTAAAGGCGCCATCAGCTACGATTGAGCGCATCCCGGCGTTGCGGGCGGCCGGCAACTGTCGCACGATGCTTGAATCTGCCTGTCATTGAATTTACCGTCCCCTTTCATGCCGCCGCCGGGACAGCCGTCCGGGCCGATACCCGTATGAATTGAGAGGAAATGACGACATGGGGACGAATGACGACTGGCTTGCCCAGGTCACCGAGGAGCCTATCGAGCCGGATCTGCCGATCTGCGACCCCCATCACCACCTGTGGGATTTCCAGCACGAGAGGGTCGAGCCCCGCTACATGATCGACGAGATCGTCAAGGATGTCGGCAGCGGGCACAATATCGTTTCCACTGTCTTCATCGAATGCGGCACCATGTTCCGCGAGGACGGGCCGGAGGCCATGAAACCGGTCGGCGAGGTCGAATTCGCCAACGGAATCGCCGCGATGGCGGCGTCGGGCCTGTACGGGAAGACGCGCGTCGCCGCGGGCATCATCGGTTATGCCGACCTGACGCTGGGCACGGCCGTCGGCGACGTGCTGGATGCGGAGATTGCCGCCGGCAACGGTCGCTTCAGGGGCATCCGCCACATGGCCACATACGACGCCGATCCGGCCGTGCCGAACGGCCGCGACATTACCGCCCCCGGCCTGCTCATGCAGCCCGCGTATCGCGAGGGCTTCAAGGAACTGGCGCGGCGCCGCCTGACATTCGAAGGCTGGTGCTATCATCCGCAACTGCCGGAAATGATCGACCTGGCCCGCGCCAATCCGGACCAGGTCATTATCATGAATCACCTCGCCGCGCCGCTGGGACTCGGCGGTTACGCCGGTCGCCGCGATGAAATCTTCGAGGTCTGGAAGAAGGATTTCGCCGAACTGGCGACCTGCGAAAACGTCGTCGCAAAACTGGGCGGGCTGGGCATGAACTATCTGGGCTTCGGCTGGCAGCACCGTCCGAAGCCGCCGACCAGCGACGAACTGGTCGCCGCGACGAAGCCCTATTTCGACTTCGTGATCGAGAAATTCGGCCCCGACCGGTGCATGTGGGAATCCAACTTCCCGGTCGATAAGCTGAGCTGCAGCTACAATATCCTGTGGAATTCGTTCAAGAAAATCTCGAAGGATTTCTCCGCCGGTGAAAAGGCGAAGCTGTTCCACGACACCGCGACGCGGATTTACAGTCTGTAGGGCTTCGCCGCGCGTTTTCGCGACGCATAACAGGGAGGTTTCGAAATGGCGTACAATACCAACTGGCTGAACCAGGTGCAGGAAAAGCCCCTGGAGCCCAGACTACCGATCTGCGACCCGCACCACCACCTGTGGGAGTTCCGCCATGAGCGGGTGGCGCATCGCTACCTGCTGGACGACATCCTGGAGGACGTACAGGGCGGCGGACACAATATCGTATCCACCGTCTTCATCGAGTGCGGCGCGATGTACCGCAAGACCGGCCCGAAGCACATGCGATGCGTTGGCGAGACCGAATTCGTCAACGGCGTCGCCGCGATGGCGGCATCGGGACTCTATGGCAACACGCTGGTCGCCGCCGGCATCGTCGGCACCGCCGACCTGACCCGCGGCAGCAAGGCCGGCGCCGTGCTGGACGCGCAGATCGTCGCCGGCGGCGGTCCGAAGGGCCGGTTCAAGGGCATCCGCCACAGCGCCAGCTGGGATGCCGACCCCATCATTCCGAGGGGGCGGCTGAATCCCGGCAAGGGATTGTATCTGGACAAGACCTTCCGGGAAGGCTTCGCCGAACTGGCGCCGCGCAAC is a genomic window of Alphaproteobacteria bacterium containing:
- a CDS encoding PilZ domain-containing protein, encoding MMFSSLFRTIFPRRAAKRVVGSQAEIHIDGVPHHVRDWSETGLGIEGYEGSPAVGERVMLRFVLPLTSEDVFEFETWAEVIHNDQAGIGMRYLSISDDLVRRLRAVLRVMGTTDVTIPKGAISYD
- a CDS encoding amidohydrolase family protein, which encodes MGTNDDWLAQVTEEPIEPDLPICDPHHHLWDFQHERVEPRYMIDEIVKDVGSGHNIVSTVFIECGTMFREDGPEAMKPVGEVEFANGIAAMAASGLYGKTRVAAGIIGYADLTLGTAVGDVLDAEIAAGNGRFRGIRHMATYDADPAVPNGRDITAPGLLMQPAYREGFKELARRRLTFEGWCYHPQLPEMIDLARANPDQVIIMNHLAAPLGLGGYAGRRDEIFEVWKKDFAELATCENVVAKLGGLGMNYLGFGWQHRPKPPTSDELVAATKPYFDFVIEKFGPDRCMWESNFPVDKLSCSYNILWNSFKKISKDFSAGEKAKLFHDTATRIYSL
- a CDS encoding amidohydrolase family protein, which codes for MAYNTNWLNQVQEKPLEPRLPICDPHHHLWEFRHERVAHRYLLDDILEDVQGGGHNIVSTVFIECGAMYRKTGPKHMRCVGETEFVNGVAAMAASGLYGNTLVAAGIVGTADLTRGSKAGAVLDAQIVAGGGPKGRFKGIRHSASWDADPIIPRGRLNPGKGLYLDKTFREGFAELAPRNLSFEGWCYHHTIPDLTDLAKAFPDTTIILNHFGGPLGIGPYAGKQDEIFKTWRKDITDLSKCPNVVAKLGGLNMEMNGFGWQHRLLPPTSDELVAAYRRYFEHVIDRFGPDRCMFESNFPVDMVSCSYTVLWNANKKMAKGASAKEKAALFHDTATRIYKL